The Leadbettera azotonutricia ZAS-9 genome has a window encoding:
- a CDS encoding ABC transporter ATP-binding protein, producing MTNSAIEVRNLTKRYKNSGIPAVDDVSFSVDEGEFFAFLGPNGAGKTTTISILTTTLGKTSGSVSIGGYDLEKSPQEVRANIGIIFQKPSLDLDLSAEENIRLHACMYGMYMYKPFFKWMPKAYKDKVMDLADIMGIKDKLWKPLRTFSGGMQRKIEIVRSLIHQPQVLFLDEPSQGLDPVSRRSLWDYINQTRKQYGTTVFLTTHYIDEAENVDTVCMINKGKIIFSGSPMNLKSSLREASLEDAYINLLTTGDAA from the coding sequence ATGACTAACTCAGCCATTGAAGTCAGGAATCTGACCAAAAGGTACAAGAATTCCGGAATCCCTGCTGTTGATGATGTCAGCTTTTCGGTGGACGAAGGGGAATTTTTCGCCTTCCTCGGGCCCAACGGGGCGGGTAAAACCACTACCATTTCTATACTGACCACCACCCTGGGCAAGACTTCGGGCAGCGTTTCCATAGGGGGCTATGATCTTGAAAAAAGCCCCCAGGAAGTCAGGGCCAACATCGGCATTATTTTCCAAAAGCCCAGCCTCGACCTGGATCTCTCGGCGGAAGAAAATATCAGGCTCCACGCCTGCATGTACGGCATGTATATGTACAAACCCTTCTTCAAGTGGATGCCGAAGGCTTATAAGGACAAGGTGATGGACCTGGCTGATATCATGGGCATCAAGGACAAACTCTGGAAGCCCCTCAGGACTTTTTCCGGCGGCATGCAGCGCAAAATTGAAATCGTCCGCAGCCTGATCCATCAGCCCCAGGTGCTTTTCCTTGACGAGCCTTCCCAGGGCCTCGACCCTGTAAGCCGCCGCTCCCTCTGGGATTACATCAACCAGACGCGGAAGCAGTACGGTACCACGGTTTTTCTCACCACCCACTATATTGACGAGGCGGAAAACGTAGATACTGTGTGCATGATCAACAAGGGGAAGATCATCTTCTCGGGTTCGCCCATGAATCTCAAATCCAGCCTTCGCGAGGCTTCGCTGGAAGACGCCTACATCAATTTGCTCACTACAGGAGATGCAGCATGA
- a CDS encoding ABC transporter permease: MNAVALNPIPMTMPKVLRELNAIITIVCRDVFLAVKSPPKIFMAILMPVMMLGMFGSQLSQNMGINMGFNFNQFMLVGMLVNGLFMITMMGITSLVEDRETDFTQEILVAPVSRYSIIFGKIIGASVMSYIQFFATLIVGLCIGATLSTKELLMLFAVSPLMCLAAGSLAVVCIGFIHKSTTANFVVMMLSMAQMFLSGAMIPINNSKGLMAVLSRLLPMTYCIDFARGMFYQNTGETVNVTLYPPAVNLIIIASFTAVFFISGTIAFVHAETNK, from the coding sequence ATGAATGCCGTCGCATTAAATCCGATTCCCATGACTATGCCCAAGGTATTGCGGGAATTAAACGCCATAATTACCATCGTATGCCGGGATGTTTTTCTGGCAGTCAAATCGCCGCCTAAAATATTCATGGCGATCCTTATGCCGGTTATGATGCTCGGCATGTTCGGTAGCCAGCTCTCCCAAAACATGGGTATCAACATGGGCTTCAATTTCAATCAGTTTATGCTGGTCGGCATGTTGGTTAACGGCCTTTTTATGATAACCATGATGGGCATTACTTCCCTTGTGGAAGACAGGGAAACTGATTTTACCCAGGAAATCCTGGTCGCCCCTGTGTCCAGGTATTCCATAATTTTTGGAAAGATTATCGGCGCTTCTGTAATGAGCTATATCCAGTTTTTTGCGACACTCATTGTGGGCCTTTGCATCGGCGCAACCCTCAGCACAAAGGAACTGCTCATGCTGTTCGCTGTCTCGCCCCTTATGTGCCTTGCCGCCGGTTCTCTCGCAGTGGTGTGCATTGGTTTTATCCATAAAAGCACTACTGCTAATTTTGTGGTAATGATGTTGTCCATGGCGCAGATGTTCCTCTCGGGCGCGATGATTCCGATCAATAATTCAAAGGGCCTCATGGCTGTTTTAAGCCGCCTCCTGCCCATGACCTACTGTATTGACTTTGCCCGGGGAATGTTCTACCAAAATACAGGGGAAACCGTGAATGTTACGCTTTATCCGCCCGCAGTCAACCTTATTATCATCGCTTCATTTACAGCTGTGTTTTTTATAAGCGGTACTATTGCCTTTGTTCATGCAGAGACGAACAAATAA
- a CDS encoding cation:proton antiporter yields the protein MAALSVFEYFLVLLAAILASNVINRFLPFLSVPIIQIVLGALITLLPLGFHFELEPDLFFVLFIAPLVFNSGKDLDKKTFWSVKGPILNFAFLLVFVTVISVGYFVHFIIPAIPLAAAFALIASLGPTDDVAVDSVVKRLKMPPRIMNILVGESLLNDVSGIINFQFALAAAVSGTFSWIAAGRQFLILGLGGILIGLAFTLIKLLLVRWLRSLGMENVTFHILIELLTPFLVYIISEKCGTSGVLAVFTAGVAHSFGKNKLNPETANLNIASENIWSMVSFTLDGLVFLILGTQLPGILITIIGSPYSISTGRVILVILLITALFMLIRFLWTFFTLRKKAYNEPENPLGKLKASLFISLSGARGTVTLASILSIPYILSNGTPFPERDLLILISTGVILCTLIVTTFILPSLLKKRPRPKTAKEKG from the coding sequence ATGGCTGCGTTAAGCGTATTCGAATATTTCCTTGTTTTATTGGCGGCCATACTTGCATCCAATGTAATAAACCGTTTTTTGCCCTTCCTGTCGGTTCCCATAATACAAATTGTACTGGGCGCCCTTATTACGCTTTTACCCCTGGGCTTTCATTTTGAATTGGAACCGGATCTGTTTTTTGTGCTCTTTATTGCGCCCTTGGTATTTAATTCAGGCAAGGATCTGGATAAAAAGACTTTCTGGTCTGTCAAAGGGCCTATCCTGAACTTTGCCTTTTTGCTTGTGTTTGTGACGGTTATTTCTGTCGGGTACTTCGTACATTTCATTATACCTGCTATTCCCCTCGCAGCCGCCTTTGCCCTTATCGCTTCCCTGGGGCCCACTGACGATGTGGCGGTGGATTCGGTGGTAAAACGGCTCAAAATGCCTCCCAGAATAATGAATATCCTCGTGGGTGAATCCCTCTTGAATGATGTCTCGGGCATTATCAACTTTCAATTTGCCCTGGCTGCCGCGGTTTCAGGAACTTTTTCCTGGATCGCTGCAGGCAGGCAGTTTCTTATTTTAGGCCTGGGGGGTATATTAATCGGCCTTGCCTTTACGTTAATCAAATTACTGTTGGTTAGATGGCTGCGTTCCCTGGGTATGGAAAATGTTACTTTCCATATATTAATAGAATTACTCACCCCCTTTTTGGTGTATATTATTTCCGAAAAATGCGGAACCAGCGGCGTCCTCGCAGTATTTACCGCCGGTGTTGCCCATTCCTTTGGGAAAAATAAACTGAACCCTGAAACCGCCAATCTCAATATAGCTTCTGAAAATATATGGTCTATGGTATCATTTACCCTGGACGGCCTTGTATTTCTTATACTTGGTACCCAGCTTCCCGGAATTTTAATAACCATTATAGGCAGCCCCTATTCCATAAGCACAGGAAGGGTAATTCTTGTAATTCTTCTTATTACCGCCCTTTTTATGCTTATCAGGTTTTTATGGACTTTTTTCACTTTGCGCAAAAAAGCCTATAATGAACCGGAAAATCCATTGGGAAAATTGAAGGCAAGCCTTTTTATCAGCCTTTCGGGCGCCCGGGGAACCGTTACGCTTGCAAGTATACTTTCTATCCCCTATATTTTAAGCAATGGGACTCCCTTCCCTGAACGGGATCTTTTGATACTCATTTCTACCGGCGTCATTTTATGTACGTTAATTGTTACAACTTTTATTCTCCCGTCTTTATTGAAAAAAAGGCCGAGGCCAAAAACAGCGAAGGAGAAAGGATAG
- a CDS encoding RNA polymerase sigma factor yields the protein MPQNITAVFNTYRERLTNFIRKRVSSLEDTEDILQDVFYQFTRMDSIENPVEQTAAWLYRVARNRIINHQNKKHDAEMPVYYDDDSDDDDFVFQDIADVVFDTEVTPETEYLRSMIYDEVKTALAELPQEQREVFELSEYSDYSVKEIAEKTHTPINTVLSRKHYAVLHLRKRLKELYADIMGGG from the coding sequence ATGCCTCAAAATATCACCGCAGTATTTAACACCTACCGTGAAAGGCTGACCAATTTTATCCGCAAGCGGGTTTCTTCTTTGGAAGATACCGAGGATATTCTGCAGGATGTTTTTTACCAGTTTACCCGCATGGATAGCATTGAAAACCCCGTGGAGCAGACTGCGGCATGGCTCTACCGTGTTGCGCGGAATAGAATAATCAATCACCAGAATAAAAAGCATGACGCTGAAATGCCTGTCTATTATGACGATGATAGCGATGACGACGATTTTGTGTTTCAGGACATTGCAGATGTTGTTTTTGACACCGAGGTAACTCCCGAAACCGAATATCTCCGGTCCATGATCTATGACGAAGTAAAGACAGCTCTTGCAGAACTGCCCCAGGAACAGCGTGAAGTATTTGAGCTGTCCGAATATTCAGACTATTCGGTAAAGGAAATTGCAGAAAAAACCCATACGCCGATTAATACGGTATTATCGCGGAAGCATTACGCGGTGCTGCATTTACGAAAGCGGCTCAAGGAGCTTTATGCGGATATTATGGGCGGAGGGTAG
- a CDS encoding putative ABC transporter permease, which produces MYKVIPVKLLYYFLYFGVMSFIGWIIEVIYRSCKEKRPVNPGFLSGPFLPIYGFGAVIITAVNVEAKTLSPVLGWAITLISPTVLEYFGGWIMEKFFNMKLWDYHKQRFNLQGRICLRFSIYWAALAAVLILVIQPRVYTRISILGPYLSHFFAGALFAYILFDLTYSIKAMTNFKAFQQDLALLIEKGKQYHSVFEFAEDGKGKILKLPEEVKRILKPLNAFPSLRQDFKAKLPVFPDWIKKHLENRFWKELI; this is translated from the coding sequence ATGTATAAAGTGATACCTGTAAAACTGTTATACTATTTTCTCTATTTCGGTGTTATGTCTTTTATCGGCTGGATCATAGAAGTAATATACCGTTCCTGCAAAGAGAAAAGGCCTGTTAACCCCGGATTTCTTTCAGGCCCTTTTCTTCCGATCTACGGATTCGGCGCTGTGATTATTACCGCAGTGAATGTAGAGGCTAAGACCTTGTCCCCGGTTTTAGGATGGGCCATTACCCTTATTTCACCGACTGTTCTTGAATATTTCGGCGGGTGGATAATGGAAAAGTTTTTCAACATGAAATTATGGGATTATCATAAGCAGCGTTTTAACCTGCAAGGCCGTATATGCTTACGGTTTTCGATATATTGGGCAGCCCTTGCAGCGGTTCTTATATTGGTCATACAGCCTAGGGTGTATACAAGAATTTCCATTCTGGGTCCCTACCTATCCCACTTTTTTGCCGGTGCGCTTTTCGCCTATATCCTGTTTGACCTGACCTATTCAATAAAGGCAATGACAAATTTCAAAGCTTTCCAGCAGGATCTGGCCTTGTTAATTGAAAAGGGTAAACAGTACCATTCTGTTTTCGAATTTGCTGAAGATGGCAAGGGCAAGATTTTAAAACTCCCCGAAGAAGTTAAGCGCATATTAAAACCATTGAATGCATTTCCCTCACTCAGGCAGGATTTTAAGGCAAAATTGCCTGTATTCCCCGATTGGATAAAAAAGCATCTTGAGAACCGTTTTTGGAAGGAATTAATTTAA
- a CDS encoding HDOD domain-containing protein — protein MRGLDLANPEDYKEGMSGFKENTLGNIAHYLQLQKEKGLYIKLILQIKNNIINIEVRNNVAVTKTELIRIHDKLARSRQYSNLEDALSQVLDDSEGAGLGLVILVLMLKKMGLDEDCFDITGSDKETIAKIIIPLEQARLENISILSSTIVDNVNSLPQFPENILLVQKLINDPNSEMTDIARQISMDPALTADLLKIVNSAQYMLAKKVDSISEAVKMVGIRGIKNLLYSYGTQKILGDETADKKSLWEHSYKTAFYAFNLIKNFRKDRNLLDDVYVGGILHDMGKIVFSNIHPELLNNIKNFCSEKNLPTSTFEDLSAGMNHAEIGALIAEKWNFPEGLVAAIRFHHDPTSAPADYKDLVETVYLANMFCELEAGNVTFDQFDPAVLANFSITSRKQIEGLLERFSMGFKKENQNQK, from the coding sequence TTGAGGGGCCTGGACCTTGCCAATCCTGAAGATTACAAAGAAGGCATGTCGGGCTTTAAAGAGAACACCCTTGGCAATATCGCACACTACCTGCAGCTGCAAAAAGAGAAGGGCCTCTACATAAAACTTATACTGCAGATAAAAAATAACATTATCAATATTGAAGTGCGCAATAATGTGGCGGTCACCAAGACCGAGCTTATCCGCATCCACGACAAGCTCGCCCGTTCCCGCCAGTACTCCAATCTCGAAGATGCCCTCTCCCAGGTGCTGGACGATTCAGAAGGCGCAGGACTGGGCCTCGTCATTCTTGTGCTCATGCTCAAAAAGATGGGCCTCGACGAAGACTGTTTCGACATTACCGGTTCGGACAAGGAGACCATCGCCAAGATCATCATCCCCCTGGAGCAGGCCAGGCTGGAAAATATTTCGATCCTTTCCTCGACTATTGTTGACAACGTGAATTCCCTGCCCCAGTTCCCCGAAAATATTCTTTTGGTGCAGAAGCTTATCAACGATCCCAATTCTGAAATGACCGACATTGCCCGCCAGATCTCCATGGACCCGGCCCTCACCGCCGACCTCCTCAAAATAGTCAACTCTGCCCAGTATATGCTTGCAAAAAAAGTTGACAGTATTTCCGAGGCCGTAAAAATGGTAGGCATCAGGGGGATTAAAAACCTCCTCTATTCCTATGGAACCCAAAAAATCCTGGGCGACGAAACTGCGGACAAGAAGAGCCTTTGGGAACACAGTTATAAGACCGCCTTCTATGCATTTAACCTTATCAAGAATTTCCGGAAAGACCGGAACCTTCTGGACGATGTGTACGTGGGGGGCATACTCCACGATATGGGCAAGATCGTCTTCTCCAATATCCACCCTGAACTCCTGAACAATATCAAGAATTTCTGCTCCGAGAAGAACCTCCCTACCTCCACATTTGAAGATCTTTCCGCAGGCATGAACCACGCGGAAATCGGCGCCCTTATCGCCGAAAAGTGGAACTTCCCCGAAGGCCTTGTGGCGGCCATACGCTTCCACCACGATCCCACTTCAGCCCCTGCTGATTACAAAGACCTGGTGGAAACAGTCTACCTTGCCAACATGTTCTGCGAACTCGAGGCCGGCAATGTTACCTTTGACCAGTTTGATCCCGCCGTCCTTGCGAATTTCAGCATCACCTCCAGGAAACAGATAGAGGGCCTTCTGGAACGCTTCTCAATGGGATTCAAGAAAGAGAATCAGAATCAGAAGTAG
- a CDS encoding Nif3-like dinuclear metal center hexameric protein yields the protein MNAMTTAKLDSFFRSKLDIEGFLPADSSLNGLQVDNNGDEITKIAFAVDASLETLRRAAALKAGMVFVHHGLFWGQPLRLAGGHRERVKFLFDRNIALYAVHLPLDHHPSLGNNGALAELLGIEDPEPFGLYHGKKIGYKGKLKKPLTIDEAVIRITFMGRPPLGVYPFGKEESLTCAVISGGAAIEAFQAIDEGVDLYVTGESSHTIYHHAMEAGLNLIAGGHYSTEVWGVRRMMELCSSELNLETEFIDIPTGL from the coding sequence ATGAACGCTATGACCACAGCCAAACTGGACTCCTTTTTCCGCAGCAAGCTTGATATCGAAGGCTTTCTGCCTGCCGACAGCTCCCTCAACGGCCTGCAGGTTGATAACAATGGGGACGAAATAACGAAGATAGCCTTCGCGGTGGATGCAAGCCTCGAGACCTTAAGGCGGGCGGCAGCCCTTAAGGCGGGAATGGTCTTTGTGCACCACGGCCTTTTTTGGGGCCAGCCCCTGCGCCTGGCCGGAGGGCACAGGGAGCGGGTCAAATTCCTTTTTGATCGCAATATAGCCCTCTATGCGGTCCATCTTCCCCTGGATCATCATCCCAGCCTGGGGAACAATGGCGCTTTGGCTGAACTTTTGGGGATAGAGGACCCTGAGCCCTTCGGCCTCTACCACGGGAAGAAGATAGGCTATAAGGGGAAGCTTAAAAAACCGCTCACTATCGACGAGGCAGTCATACGCATCACCTTTATGGGCAGGCCCCCCCTGGGGGTTTATCCCTTTGGGAAAGAAGAGAGCCTGACCTGCGCGGTAATTTCCGGCGGCGCCGCTATCGAAGCTTTTCAGGCCATAGACGAAGGTGTGGACCTCTATGTAACCGGGGAAAGCTCCCACACAATATACCACCACGCCATGGAAGCGGGCCTTAACCTGATTGCCGGGGGGCATTATTCCACCGAGGTATGGGGGGTGCGCCGGATGATGGAGCTTTGCTCCTCTGAACTCAATTTGGAAACAGAATTCATCGACATTCCAACCGGTTTATGA
- the lspA gene encoding signal peptidase II, producing the protein MKIIFDKQKCLPFTLTALIILADQLVKGFIVKNWPGEGTFIKDLFSNGLVQFWHVRNRAIAFSLGHNLPESLRPALFVVLPIVVLGFLLWYYFKSPDFRTPQRWAVAGIIGGGAGNIIDRIFRPEGVVDFVSVKFFGLLGMERWPTFNIADASVVVCCIVLLVTILISPKEVHNEQEN; encoded by the coding sequence ATGAAGATCATTTTCGACAAGCAAAAATGCCTGCCCTTTACCCTCACTGCCCTTATCATTTTGGCGGACCAGCTGGTAAAGGGCTTCATCGTCAAGAACTGGCCCGGGGAAGGGACTTTTATAAAGGACCTTTTTAGCAACGGCCTCGTCCAGTTTTGGCATGTGCGGAACAGGGCCATTGCATTCAGCCTTGGCCATAACCTGCCCGAATCGCTGCGGCCCGCCCTGTTCGTAGTGCTGCCCATTGTCGTGCTGGGTTTTCTCCTATGGTATTATTTCAAATCCCCCGATTTCCGCACCCCCCAGCGTTGGGCTGTGGCGGGCATCATAGGCGGCGGCGCAGGGAACATCATCGACAGGATTTTCCGGCCCGAAGGGGTAGTCGATTTTGTCAGCGTAAAGTTTTTCGGACTTCTTGGCATGGAGCGATGGCCCACATTTAACATTGCCGATGCCAGCGTAGTGGTCTGCTGCATCGTATTACTCGTAACAATTTTAATTAGCCCTAAAGAGGTTCACAATGAGCAAGAAAACTAA
- a CDS encoding ADP-ribosylglycohydrolase family protein: MYGSIIGDICGSIYEWNNHVTDRPHEIELINQKCYYTDDTILTLAIANAVLSNYHYQDSLLIWTKKYPNCGYGGKFRNWFNQNSPKPYNSYGNGSAMRVGSIGWCFDTLEETLTEARKSAQITHNHKEGMKGAMAIASAIYLARNGKTKNEIKEYIEGEFKYKLGKDLSKLRKTYRFGGKLNTCQGTVPEAIMAFLESTDFENSIQIAISLGGDSDTLACITGSIAEAFYKNIPLPFIDFVNSKLEDDMKELLRKFYEKYLKNYDLEYYTFKKNQLDMYI; encoded by the coding sequence ATGTATGGTTCTATTATTGGTGATATATGCGGTTCCATATATGAATGGAATAATCATGTAACAGATAGGCCGCATGAGATTGAATTGATAAATCAAAAATGTTATTACACCGATGATACGATATTAACACTTGCAATAGCGAACGCTGTATTAAGCAACTATCATTACCAAGATTCATTGTTGATATGGACAAAGAAATATCCGAATTGTGGATATGGGGGGAAATTTAGAAATTGGTTTAATCAAAATTCCCCCAAACCATACAATAGTTATGGCAATGGTTCAGCTATGAGAGTAGGCTCTATCGGTTGGTGTTTTGATACTTTAGAAGAAACTTTAACCGAAGCGAGGAAATCTGCCCAGATTACCCATAATCATAAAGAAGGCATGAAGGGAGCAATGGCTATTGCGTCTGCAATCTACCTTGCTCGCAATGGCAAAACTAAAAATGAAATTAAAGAATACATTGAAGGTGAATTCAAATATAAATTGGGCAAAGATTTATCTAAATTAAGAAAGACATATAGATTTGGTGGAAAACTGAATACATGCCAAGGTACTGTACCAGAGGCGATAATGGCATTTCTGGAAAGCACTGATTTTGAAAATTCTATTCAAATTGCCATCTCGTTAGGCGGGGACTCTGATACCCTGGCCTGTATTACGGGCAGTATCGCAGAGGCTTTTTATAAAAATATTCCTTTGCCGTTTATTGACTTTGTAAACAGCAAATTAGAAGATGACATGAAAGAACTATTAAGAAAATTCTATGAAAAATATTTGAAAAATTACGATTTGGAATATTATACTTTTAAAAAGAATCAATTGGATATGTATATATAA
- a CDS encoding DUF262 domain-containing protein has product MEENKNPVQAIVKLRDLINTELIIPPYQRPYKWQSNNVIHLLDDIFENVIQNKRIYRIGNIILHEDKEKKQNIVDGQQRLTTISILLNCLDISFSGLLLKQKFKHKISKDNIFYNKRIIDNWSSKIIDKNFVKNTILEKCEFVLFTVYKEDEAFQLFDSQNARGQSLKPYDLLKAFHLREMEFETEEEKAACVKRWEKSIDNGSLKTILGNHLFRIRKWSKNDNKYNFTKDEIDEFKGISLYKNQEYPYEKALRMLDGLVENAQKDKLLMNLDVAQTYPFSITMTIINGKRFFEYVDYYISLKDNLVKNDTTDFYRFHQFYCLGNSDYKPEKEPNEYIGAGRSGDEKVKNLYENIVLSFVDKFGEITDFNVYFEAFYKIVYLIRCKYKSIRMETILNSDVKKIVREIGDAVMPEQLNKYQFRKNKIDELDFVKGIEPIKNFISSKEEENGR; this is encoded by the coding sequence ATGGAAGAAAATAAGAATCCGGTACAAGCAATAGTCAAATTGAGAGATTTGATAAATACAGAATTGATAATTCCACCATATCAACGTCCGTATAAATGGCAATCAAATAATGTGATTCATTTATTGGACGATATTTTTGAGAATGTAATTCAAAATAAAAGAATTTACAGAATTGGCAATATTATTTTGCACGAAGACAAAGAAAAGAAACAAAATATTGTTGATGGTCAGCAACGATTAACGACAATCTCAATACTGTTGAATTGTTTGGATATAAGTTTTAGCGGATTGCTGTTAAAACAAAAGTTCAAGCACAAGATTTCAAAAGATAACATTTTTTACAACAAACGAATTATTGATAATTGGTCCTCAAAAATTATTGATAAAAACTTTGTCAAAAACACAATTCTCGAAAAATGTGAATTTGTGCTTTTTACCGTGTATAAAGAAGACGAAGCATTTCAATTGTTTGACTCGCAAAATGCAAGGGGGCAATCATTAAAGCCATACGATCTGCTTAAAGCATTTCATCTGCGTGAAATGGAATTTGAAACAGAAGAAGAAAAAGCAGCTTGTGTGAAACGCTGGGAAAAGTCTATCGACAATGGAAGTTTAAAAACAATACTTGGTAATCATCTATTTCGTATCCGCAAATGGAGTAAGAATGATAATAAATATAATTTTACCAAAGACGAAATTGATGAGTTTAAAGGTATCTCTTTGTACAAAAATCAGGAGTATCCCTATGAAAAAGCATTAAGAATGTTAGACGGCTTGGTAGAAAATGCTCAAAAAGACAAACTATTAATGAATTTAGATGTTGCCCAAACTTACCCATTCTCAATAACAATGACTATAATAAATGGGAAACGATTTTTTGAATATGTAGATTATTATATTAGCTTAAAAGACAATTTGGTTAAAAACGATACAACTGATTTTTATAGATTTCATCAATTTTATTGTTTGGGAAACTCAGATTATAAACCAGAAAAAGAACCTAATGAATATATAGGCGCTGGGCGTTCAGGCGATGAAAAAGTAAAAAATTTGTACGAAAATATTGTTTTGTCTTTCGTTGATAAGTTTGGCGAAATTACAGACTTTAATGTGTACTTCGAAGCATTCTACAAGATTGTTTATCTGATTAGATGTAAGTATAAATCGATACGGATGGAAACCATTCTTAATAGTGACGTTAAAAAAATTGTCAGAGAAATAGGTGATGCCGTAATGCCTGAACAATTAAATAAATATCAATTCAGAAAAAATAAAATAGACGAACTAGATTTTGTAAAAGGAATTGAACCTATAAAAAACTTTATTAGCTCAAAAGAGGAAGAAAATGGCAGATGA